One Thermococcus sp. M36 genomic window, ACGGCTCATCCCCAAGGTAGTATGCGAAGCCCACACTCCCATGGGCCTGGATGTAGTAGTCCCCCCTGCTGACGTCGTATCTCAGGCTCAGAACGTCATTTTCATGACCGTAAGTCCTGTTGATGAACTCAAAAAACCTCTGGAGCTCGGAGGGAGATACCTTTATATCCTCAGCCCGGAGACTTTGGAGGTACTTTCTCTGGAACTCGTAAAGGGTCACCGCCCTCATTCTGACCCCACCAGCCTGCGGAGGGCATCCATGAACTCGTCAAGGTTCATCCGAATTATCCTCCCCCTCTCGTCTATGAACTCAAAACCCGGATAGAGAGATCGAAGGTGCTCCCAGTTCCCGTAAAAGTACTCCTGGAAAAGGGGCAGCACCTTGTGGTAGAAGACTAGGTAGAGCGCCTGCCTTGGGTCGTCCGCGGAGGAAACATCGAGAAAGTACCCGTGCCCTATGGTGTAGTCCTTACCCTTTTCCTGCTCAATGATGGAGTTTATTCTCGTTAGGAGGTGTTCCAGGTCTATCCCATCCACATGTATCCCTCTGAGCTTCTCGGGATCTGGAGACAGTTCCACGAATGCGAACCTCCTCCTGAGTGCAATATCGAGCATCGCTATGCTTCTGTCCGCCGAGTTCATGGTGGCAACTATGTACAGGTTGGGGGGTAGCGCAAAAAGCTCTCCCGAGTATGGAAGGGTCACTATAGTCTCGTTTGGGGCACCCAGCCTTTTATCGGGATCAAGGAGGGTTATCAGCTCACCGAGTATTCTGCTTATATTGCCCCTGTTTATTTCATCAATTACCATGTAGAATTCTCTCCGGGGCTTAATAGCAGTCTTTTTCCCTTTTCTCCTTTCTTCTAGGAACTTCTGGACGGCCAACTTCATATCTTCATACCCTGCGTTGTTTTTGTGTTCCCGGAATTCCTCCAGCAAGGAGTCGTATATTGCCTGCACTGCCAGACGCTTAAATACTCCGTCGGAGACACTGTATACAACACTCCCCCCTTTTTCAAAGGGTCTGAACCCCTCCACGAAATCCTCATAACTGTAAGACTGGTGGAAGGTGACAAACTCCGCGTTTTTGGCAGTTTTAAGCGCCAGGTATGTTTTACCTGTGCCAGGTGGTCCGTAGATGATGAGCTGCTTGAACCTCCTGAGCAGGGGCTCTAGAAACGTCCCTCCAACTTTCCCAGTCACTTCCCCTTTTTTGTGTCCCTCCAGCCCAAGTTCGGAGGCCGCTTCCTTGGATTTGGCTTCCCAACCCGGCGTTTCAGACACCTCGAGCTGGTACAGATAGTCCACGTCCCTGCGGAGGAAGTAGTAAAAAGTTCCACCTGAACTTTTGCCCCCGCTTCTGCCGAAGTAAAGAACTCCTCCATCCATTGATATTCCCGCAAACTTTGGATTAACGACCCCTGGGACATACCTCCCCAGAATCGCATTCCCGCGGAAATCTTCTACCCCTATCCTTTCGGCTGTGTTAATGACATCGAAGGGTACGAGCCCGGCCTTCAGGTTTCCACCGTAAATACCCGTTATGACAAAAAGTCCTCTGGATGTGAATGATAGGAACACCAGCTCCCCGGGAAGCAGTGCCACTTTCGTTCCGGCGGGGCTCATGATGTAAACCTCATTTCCCCCCTTGGTGCCGAGAGCTGCCATAAAAGAGCCGTTTTCCAGCCATATGTCCCCTACGGGCCTTCCTCCCTGAGGCACAATGCTGGATTTTGAGAGGGTCTCAATGCCATCCCAGAACTCCAGGGAAGAGTAGTAAGGAAACATCGGAAGTGGGACTCTTCCCAGCTCCAGGCGCGGCTTTTGATTCTCTTTGAATGTATAGAGCAGATAAAGTGAGTCCTCCGTGTCCTTTACCGAATGGATGTACGCAAAGCCATTCCGTGGCGTTGGAATCTTAATGACCTCAATATCCGCAGGTGCAAAGTACTCCACCTTATAATCACAGAACACCAAAAGCCTCCCCCGGGAAGTGAAGCTGACATAAAGGGGCAGTCTGGTAAACGTTACTGAGAGCGCCTCCGATTCCGGATCGGCTGACTGAATTGGATAGATTTTGACCTCTCCCGTTCCGCACTTTGTAAAGACCGCAAGTTTTCTTTCCTCGGGGAGCATTACCACTTCGTCCGCACAGGGCACGGGAATGCCCTTCTCCCAACCTTCGAGGGGCTGCCCTCTTGTTCCAAAAACGTGTATGAACCTTGAGTCGTCGTCCAGTCTTACCAGAACTGCCAGATACCTCCCGCCGGGAAACAGCTTCAGGTCTTCAACGGCGAAGCCAAAGTCCCCATACTCGGTGTCCAAAAACCTGTTTATGGAATACATCGAAGTCTTCATCGGCACAGGACGGATCATTACAATCACCAATAGGAATACAAGCCGTCCGGTTATTAAATCTTTTTCCCCGCCCGTCGGAGGTTCTGACTACCTCAGAAAGGACATCAGCCGCTCGTAGCTCTCGCGGGCGAGGGAAACATCCCTCTCGTCCAGCCTGCCGGCGTACTTCGCCCTCTCGAATATCCTCGTCAGGGTGTCGAGGTCTTTCAGGTCTGGGAATATCTCCTTCAGCCTCTCCTCATGCTCCCAGTGGGTCCAGCTCTCCCTGTAGGGGTAGCCTTTCATAACGAGACCGGCAACGACATTCTTGTACATTTTTATAACCCTTTCCGCGGGGGTTCCTTCAATGCTGTCGTAGGTCATCCCCGGCTCGAACTTTACCTCAAACGGGTATTTTCTTTTTCTCCTGCGCTTTGCAGTTACAACAAGGATCACAAAAAGGGCCAGCGGAATGATGTATGTCCAGTCCGGGAACTGTTGCCAGACCACGACGAACTCGCTGGGCGTAACGTTGTACCACAGACCCGAAATGCTTCTGCCTATCCCCCTGCCCTCCGTTAGTTCCTCGGGCTTTTTGTGAGTCAGGAGGTATACCGCAACCATAAGTGCCAGAAGGGTTACCACCTGCCTTACGAGCTGTTTTTTCTCAGTCTTTCTCCCGCCTATAACCGGCCCCTCCTCCAGGAGCATCCTGATAACATAGCCGGCCGCACCTAAGAGAAAGAGGCTCGACAGGAAGATGTACCACTCGAAATTAAATACGGTCGTCCCGCCGTGAATCGTGGACGATTGAAGAAGAGCAGAAGCCACAACTATAGTACCCATGGTGAGAGCGACGTACGCCCTGTACCGCTCCATGTTCCTCACAGTCTCATAGTAGAAGAGGATTTATAAAAGACTACCCCCTCTTTTCGGCCTGCTCTATCATGTAGTAGACAGTCCTGAGGGGAATCCCCATGCGGGAGCTTATCTCCTTCGCTGGGACACCCCTCATGAGAAGCTCCCTCACCTGCCTTACCGTCCTCTCGTCGTACTTCCTCGGTCTGCCTCGCGGGTAGCCCTCTGGGACGAGCTCGATGCCCATCTGTGCCAGGGCCGAGATGACCTTCTTCGAGACTTTGGGGTAGAGGCTGGGGGGACAGCTTATGCGCCTCACGTTCGGGGCGCGTTCGAGGATCCTCACGAGTATCTCCTTCGTCGGTCGGAG contains:
- a CDS encoding McrB family protein; this translates as MIRPVPMKTSMYSINRFLDTEYGDFGFAVEDLKLFPGGRYLAVLVRLDDDSRFIHVFGTRGQPLEGWEKGIPVPCADEVVMLPEERKLAVFTKCGTGEVKIYPIQSADPESEALSVTFTRLPLYVSFTSRGRLLVFCDYKVEYFAPADIEVIKIPTPRNGFAYIHSVKDTEDSLYLLYTFKENQKPRLELGRVPLPMFPYYSSLEFWDGIETLSKSSIVPQGGRPVGDIWLENGSFMAALGTKGGNEVYIMSPAGTKVALLPGELVFLSFTSRGLFVITGIYGGNLKAGLVPFDVINTAERIGVEDFRGNAILGRYVPGVVNPKFAGISMDGGVLYFGRSGGKSSGGTFYYFLRRDVDYLYQLEVSETPGWEAKSKEAASELGLEGHKKGEVTGKVGGTFLEPLLRRFKQLIIYGPPGTGKTYLALKTAKNAEFVTFHQSYSYEDFVEGFRPFEKGGSVVYSVSDGVFKRLAVQAIYDSLLEEFREHKNNAGYEDMKLAVQKFLEERRKGKKTAIKPRREFYMVIDEINRGNISRILGELITLLDPDKRLGAPNETIVTLPYSGELFALPPNLYIVATMNSADRSIAMLDIALRRRFAFVELSPDPEKLRGIHVDGIDLEHLLTRINSIIEQEKGKDYTIGHGYFLDVSSADDPRQALYLVFYHKVLPLFQEYFYGNWEHLRSLYPGFEFIDERGRIIRMNLDEFMDALRRLVGSE
- a CDS encoding DUF4129 domain-containing protein, whose protein sequence is MERYRAYVALTMGTIVVASALLQSSTIHGGTTVFNFEWYIFLSSLFLLGAAGYVIRMLLEEGPVIGGRKTEKKQLVRQVVTLLALMVAVYLLTHKKPEELTEGRGIGRSISGLWYNVTPSEFVVVWQQFPDWTYIIPLALFVILVVTAKRRRKRKYPFEVKFEPGMTYDSIEGTPAERVIKMYKNVVAGLVMKGYPYRESWTHWEHEERLKEIFPDLKDLDTLTRIFERAKYAGRLDERDVSLARESYERLMSFLR
- a CDS encoding DUF1699 family protein, encoding MRVEIKARNNEELIRKLNERLNEEVTEVYVNLRPTKEILVRILERAPNVRRISCPPSLYPKVSKKVISALAQMGIELVPEGYPRGRPRKYDERTVRQVRELLMRGVPAKEISSRMGIPLRTVYYMIEQAEKRG